One part of the Segnochrobactrum spirostomi genome encodes these proteins:
- a CDS encoding invasion associated locus B family protein: protein MFRSTSRLFRIAALFLPLLVATAGTAGAQGTVKSVHGDWQIRCDNLPGAKTEQCALAQAVAAADREYVGLSVFALNTADKKGRILRVLAPLGVFLPYGLGLNIDNKDQGRAGFVRCLPNGCMAEVTLDDKLMDQLRNGKTATFIIFETPEEGIGIPVSLNGFGEGFDALP, encoded by the coding sequence TTGTTCCGTTCGACGTCGCGCCTGTTCCGGATTGCCGCGCTCTTCCTCCCCCTTCTCGTCGCCACCGCCGGCACCGCGGGCGCCCAGGGCACCGTGAAATCCGTCCATGGCGATTGGCAGATCCGCTGCGACAACCTGCCGGGTGCCAAGACCGAACAATGCGCCCTCGCCCAGGCGGTCGCCGCCGCCGATCGCGAATATGTCGGGCTCAGCGTCTTCGCCCTCAACACCGCCGACAAGAAGGGCCGCATCCTGCGCGTTTTGGCGCCGCTCGGCGTGTTTCTGCCCTACGGGCTCGGCCTCAACATCGACAACAAGGACCAGGGGCGCGCCGGCTTCGTGCGCTGCCTGCCGAACGGCTGCATGGCCGAGGTCACCCTCGACGACAAGCTGATGGACCAGTTGCGCAACGGCAAGACCGCGACCTTCATCATCTTCGAGACGCCCGAGGAAGGCATCGGCATCCCGGTGTCGCTGAACGGCTTCGGCGAGGGCTTCGACGCCCTGCCCTGA
- a CDS encoding MSMEG_1061 family FMN-dependent PPOX-type flavoprotein, whose amino-acid sequence MARITDSATLQAIYGEPSQIVLDKVVRRLDKHCRTLLARSPFYVIATRGADGLCDATPRGDAPGGVIVLDDKRLMLPDWPGNRRLDTLHNLIHDPAIGLLFLLPGVRETLRVNGTAEVRDDDDLRARFETDGKTPRTVIVVTVAEAYIQCGKASLRSRLWEPESWVKPGELPPLAEVLRDHTLMKDIDFTEEELVASYRAELY is encoded by the coding sequence ATGGCGCGCATCACCGATTCGGCGACGCTTCAGGCGATCTACGGCGAGCCGAGCCAGATCGTGCTCGACAAGGTCGTGAGGCGGCTCGACAAGCATTGCCGCACCCTGCTCGCCCGCTCGCCCTTTTACGTGATCGCGACCCGGGGCGCCGACGGCCTGTGCGACGCGACCCCGCGCGGCGACGCCCCCGGCGGCGTGATCGTGCTCGACGACAAGCGGCTGATGCTGCCGGATTGGCCCGGCAACCGCCGCCTCGATACCCTGCACAACCTGATCCACGATCCGGCGATCGGCCTCCTGTTCCTGCTGCCGGGCGTGCGCGAGACGCTGCGCGTCAACGGCACGGCCGAGGTGCGCGACGACGACGACCTGCGCGCCCGCTTCGAGACGGACGGCAAGACGCCGCGCACGGTGATCGTCGTCACCGTCGCCGAAGCCTACATCCAGTGCGGCAAGGCGAGCCTGCGCTCGCGGCTCTGGGAGCCGGAAAGCTGGGTGAAGCCCGGGGAGCTCCCGCCGCTCGCCGAGGTGCTGCGCGACCACACCCTCATGAAGGACATCGACTTCACCGAGGAGGAGCTCGTCGCGAGCTACCGCGCCGAGCTCTATTGA
- a CDS encoding glutamate synthase subunit beta: protein MGKVTGFLEIDRQEQKYQPAADRIRHYREFTLPLPVPAVEAQAARCMDCGIPFCHGPTGCPVHNQIPDWNDLVYSGDWEEAARNLHTTNNFPEFTGRVCPAPCEEACTLNLEDVPVAIKTVEQAIADQAWANGWIVPEVPTERTGKKVAVIGSGPAGLAAAQQLARVGHEVHVYEKQAKAGGLLRYGIPDFKMEKVHIDRRVRQLEAEGVVFHYGVNVGVTRSLQALIEEHDAVLTCAGAERPRDPGLPGVELAGVHYAMPYLIQQNRRVGGESLGAEAPIVATAKHIVVIGGGDTASDCVGTAFRQGAIQVTQLDIRPKPPAKEDKLTVWPYWPTKFRTSSSQAEGAEREFAAATLGLIGRNGHVTHVECARVDERRRPIAGSEFRIRADLVLVAIGFAGPNLETYVAEVKDQLKLDGRTNVAANTEAYKTSIDKVFAAGDVRRGQSLVVWAIREGRQAARAIDEYLMGTSTLPR, encoded by the coding sequence ATGGGTAAGGTCACCGGTTTCCTCGAGATCGATCGGCAGGAACAGAAGTACCAGCCGGCCGCCGATCGCATCCGCCATTATCGCGAGTTCACCCTGCCGCTGCCGGTTCCGGCGGTGGAGGCGCAGGCCGCGCGCTGCATGGATTGCGGCATCCCCTTCTGCCACGGCCCGACCGGCTGCCCGGTCCACAACCAGATCCCCGACTGGAACGACCTCGTCTATTCGGGCGACTGGGAGGAGGCCGCGCGCAACCTTCACACCACCAACAACTTCCCCGAATTCACCGGCCGCGTCTGCCCCGCGCCCTGCGAGGAGGCCTGCACGCTGAACCTCGAGGACGTGCCGGTCGCCATCAAGACGGTCGAGCAGGCGATCGCCGACCAGGCGTGGGCGAACGGCTGGATCGTGCCGGAGGTGCCGACCGAGCGGACCGGCAAGAAGGTCGCCGTGATCGGCTCCGGCCCGGCCGGCCTCGCCGCCGCCCAGCAGCTCGCCCGCGTCGGCCACGAGGTCCACGTCTACGAGAAGCAGGCCAAGGCCGGCGGTCTGCTGCGCTACGGCATCCCCGACTTCAAGATGGAGAAGGTCCACATCGACCGCCGCGTGCGCCAGCTCGAGGCGGAGGGCGTGGTGTTCCATTACGGCGTGAATGTCGGCGTCACCCGCTCGCTCCAGGCGCTGATCGAGGAGCACGACGCGGTCTTGACCTGTGCCGGCGCCGAGCGGCCGCGTGATCCGGGCCTGCCGGGCGTCGAACTCGCCGGCGTGCACTATGCGATGCCCTACCTGATCCAGCAGAACCGCCGCGTCGGTGGAGAATCGCTCGGTGCCGAGGCGCCGATCGTGGCAACCGCCAAGCACATCGTCGTCATCGGCGGCGGCGACACCGCGTCGGACTGCGTCGGCACCGCGTTCCGCCAGGGCGCCATCCAGGTGACGCAGCTCGACATCCGCCCGAAGCCGCCGGCGAAGGAAGACAAGCTGACGGTGTGGCCCTATTGGCCGACCAAGTTCCGCACCTCCTCGTCCCAGGCCGAGGGCGCGGAGCGCGAGTTCGCCGCGGCGACGCTCGGGCTGATCGGCCGCAACGGCCACGTCACCCATGTCGAATGCGCCCGGGTCGACGAGCGCCGTCGCCCGATCGCCGGGTCGGAGTTCCGCATCCGCGCCGACCTGGTGCTGGTGGCGATCGGCTTCGCCGGGCCGAACCTCGAGACCTATGTCGCCGAGGTGAAGGATCAGCTCAAGCTCGACGGCCGCACCAACGTTGCGGCGAACACCGAGGCCTACAAGACCTCGATCGACAAGGTGTTCGCTGCCGGCGACGTGCGCCGCGGCCAGTCCCTGGTGGTGTGGGCGATCCGCGAGGGCCGTCAGGCGGCGCGGGCGATCGACGAATATCTGATGGGGACCTCGACCCTGCCGCGCTGA
- the coxB gene encoding cytochrome c oxidase subunit II has product MRASSTEQTRTARSWSAGRAVAALAGAAAFLSAAPAFAVVGQPEAWEMTLQPAGSEVMSSIRWFGDFTLVIITLIVILVAGLLAVCIVKFNAKANPTPARTSHNTLIEVIWTVGPILVLVMIAIPSFRLLYQELDLPPADLTLKVTGYQWYWGYEYPDQKYAGIQFDSYMLSDDDRKARMAQYKLDDTQAPRLLTVDNEVVVPVGKNIRVQVTGADVIHSFALPAFGVKIDAIPGRLNETWFKAERPGTYYGQCSELCGTNHAFMPIAIRAVPEDQFEKWAEAAKSDIGKANALLFAMDNGAGATKTVADAQ; this is encoded by the coding sequence GTGAGGGCCTCTTCGACGGAACAGACGCGCACGGCGCGGTCGTGGTCGGCCGGACGGGCCGTCGCGGCCCTCGCGGGTGCCGCCGCCTTCCTTTCGGCAGCGCCGGCCTTCGCGGTCGTCGGCCAGCCGGAAGCCTGGGAAATGACGCTGCAGCCGGCCGGCAGCGAGGTGATGTCCTCGATTCGCTGGTTCGGCGACTTCACCTTGGTGATCATCACGCTGATCGTGATCCTGGTCGCCGGCCTCCTCGCGGTCTGCATCGTCAAGTTCAACGCGAAGGCCAACCCGACGCCGGCGCGCACTTCGCACAACACACTGATCGAGGTGATCTGGACGGTCGGTCCGATCCTCGTCCTCGTGATGATCGCGATCCCGTCGTTCCGCCTCCTCTACCAGGAGCTCGATCTGCCGCCGGCGGATCTCACCCTCAAGGTGACCGGCTACCAGTGGTACTGGGGCTACGAATATCCCGACCAGAAGTACGCCGGCATCCAGTTCGACTCGTACATGCTGAGCGACGACGACCGGAAGGCGCGGATGGCGCAGTACAAGCTCGACGACACCCAGGCGCCGCGCCTGCTCACCGTCGACAACGAGGTCGTCGTGCCGGTCGGCAAGAACATCCGCGTCCAGGTGACCGGCGCCGACGTGATCCACTCGTTCGCCCTGCCGGCCTTCGGCGTGAAGATCGACGCCATCCCCGGCCGCCTCAACGAAACGTGGTTCAAGGCCGAGCGGCCCGGCACCTATTATGGTCAGTGCTCGGAACTCTGCGGCACCAACCATGCCTTCATGCCGATCGCGATCCGCGCCGTCCCCGAAGACCAGTTCGAGAAGTGGGCGGAAGCGGCGAAGAGCGACATCGGCAAGGCGAACGCGCTCCTGTTCGCGATGGACAATGGGGCGGGCGCGACCAAGACGGTGGCCGACGCCCAGTGA
- a CDS encoding carbonic anhydrase yields MCELCEPNNLSRRALLRGGMLAAAALAAPAGLGLSLRPAFAAAPNAISPDAALMRLKEGNARYVASKATFKEFNADRAAREAAQYPIAGILSCADSRVSPEFVFDQGPGDLFVNRVAGNVADDDIIASLEYGVAVLKTPVIVVLGHSACGAVSAAIKVYKHEEKLPGHLPGLIKQIVPAVKAAAKSKPEDLLISATYANASLSAHNLTVRSSIIAKAVKSGAVKIVPAYYSIATGEVIWL; encoded by the coding sequence ATGTGCGAACTCTGTGAACCGAATAACCTTTCCCGCCGGGCGCTGCTGCGCGGCGGCATGCTCGCGGCGGCCGCCCTCGCCGCGCCGGCGGGCCTCGGTTTGTCGCTCCGCCCCGCTTTCGCGGCCGCGCCGAACGCGATCTCGCCCGACGCGGCGCTGATGCGCCTCAAGGAGGGCAATGCGCGCTACGTCGCGAGCAAGGCGACCTTCAAGGAATTCAACGCCGACCGCGCCGCGCGCGAAGCGGCCCAATATCCGATCGCCGGCATTCTGAGCTGCGCCGATTCGCGCGTTTCGCCGGAATTCGTGTTCGACCAGGGCCCGGGTGACCTGTTCGTCAACCGCGTCGCCGGCAACGTCGCCGACGACGACATCATCGCGAGCCTCGAATACGGCGTCGCGGTGCTCAAGACGCCGGTGATCGTCGTGCTCGGCCATTCGGCCTGCGGCGCCGTCAGCGCCGCGATCAAGGTTTACAAGCACGAGGAGAAACTGCCTGGCCATCTTCCCGGCCTGATCAAGCAGATCGTGCCGGCGGTGAAGGCGGCGGCAAAAAGCAAGCCGGAGGACCTGCTCATTTCGGCGACCTACGCCAACGCCAGTCTCTCCGCGCACAACCTGACGGTGCGCTCGTCGATCATCGCCAAGGCTGTGAAGAGCGGCGCGGTCAAGATCGTGCCCGCCTATTACAGCATCGCCACCGGCGAGGTGATCTGGCTCTGA
- the gltB gene encoding glutamate synthase large subunit — translation MSESLEGMGSFGGSFGVAARATTKANAATNPTPKAPRARATETAARVSLAADLAERGLYRPDRERDACGVGFIADMKGRKSHSIVAQGLEILRNLEHRGAVGADPHMGDGAGILMQIPHRFFAEEAEALGFRLPEPGHYAVGYVFLPHEEAARKHCEQVIERVVAEEGQVLLGWRDVPADRGCLPDSVLASEPVHRQVFIGRGAGLDEDGFERRLFVVRKVISNIIYKDLGASQGEAEGFYVVSLSCRTVVYKGMFLSWQLGAYYKDLSDPRVESALALVHQRFSTNTFPSWKLAHPYRMVAHNGEINTLRGNVNWMAARQASVDSELFGNDISKLWPISYEGQSDTACFDNALEFLVQGGYSLPHAVMMLVPEAWAGNPLMDEERRAFYEYHAAVMEPWDGPAAIAFTDGRRIGATLDRNGLRPARYLVTDDGLVVMASEMGVLPIAEERIVTKWRLQPGKMLLIDLEQGRIVSDEEIKAELARANPYKAWLGRTQLVLEDLPPVHPRPARADVSLLDRQQAFGYTQEDLKLLMAPMAVTGQEAVGSMGTDTPISALSDKPKLLFTYFKQNFAQVTNPPIDPIREELVMSLVSFIGPRPNLFDLKGLSKRKRLEVRQPILTNEDLEKIRAIGDVAENHFQTRTLDITYGVERGAAGMEDALVRLCERAEAAVHGGYNIIILSDRMVGPDRIPIPALLATAGVHHHLIRKGLRTSVGLVVETGEPREVHHFCVLAGYGAEAINPYLAFETLTAMKGQFPAGVEEKEIVYRYIKAIDKGVLKVMSKMGISTYQSYCGAQIFDAVGLKEAFVDTYFFGTATTIEGVGLEEIAEEAVRRHRAAFGDDPVLRTALDVGGEYAYRLRGEVHMWQPDVVATLQHAVRTDSLERFRAYTRMVDEETARYAIRGLIRLKAAGEVGATRIALDEVEPAAEIVKRFATGAMSFGSISREAHTTLALAMNRIGGRSNTGEGGEEAERFLPLPNGDSMRSAIKQVASGRFGVTAEYLVNADQIQIKMAQGAKPGEGGQLPGHKVDATIAKVRHSTPGVGLISPPPHHDIYSIEDLAQLIFDLKNVNPYADISVKLVSEVGVGTVAAGVAKARADHITISGYDGGTGASPLTSLKHAGSPWELGLSEAHQTLVANGLRSRVVLQVDGGLRTGRDVVIGALLGADEFGFATAPLIAAGCIMMRKCHLNTCPVGVATQDPVLRKRFKGQPEHVINFFFFIAEEVRELMASMGFRRFEDMIGQAQMLDQARLASHWKARGIDLARVLHKPDAPDEALRHTSRQEHPIATVLDRALIEAAKPALEERRPVVIEHGIGSVDRSAGAMISGEVARRFGHAGLPDDTITVKLKGTAGQAFAAWLARGVTFDLVGEANDYVGKGLSGGRIVVRPPAVSRIVPEASMIVGNTVLYGALEGECYFRGVAGERFAVRNSGAVAVVEGVGDHGCEYMTGGVVVVLGQTGRNFAAGMSGGVAYVLDLDGSFGSRCNLAMVDLEPVAEEDDLMERILHHGGDLEHKGRVDITADMTGHDDERLWQLVTNHHRYTGSTRAKEILDHWDQYRPKFVKVMPVEYRRALVEMQRARLGMAAE, via the coding sequence ATGAGCGAGAGCTTAGAAGGCATGGGATCGTTCGGTGGTTCGTTCGGCGTGGCGGCTCGTGCCACGACGAAAGCGAACGCCGCGACGAATCCGACGCCGAAAGCTCCGCGAGCGCGAGCTACGGAGACGGCGGCGCGCGTTTCGCTCGCCGCCGACCTCGCCGAGCGCGGCCTCTATCGCCCGGATCGCGAGCGCGACGCTTGCGGCGTCGGCTTCATCGCCGACATGAAGGGGCGCAAGAGCCACTCCATCGTCGCCCAGGGCCTCGAAATCCTGCGCAACCTCGAACACCGCGGCGCGGTGGGCGCGGACCCGCACATGGGCGACGGCGCCGGCATCCTGATGCAGATCCCGCACCGCTTCTTCGCCGAAGAGGCGGAGGCGCTCGGCTTCCGTCTGCCGGAGCCCGGCCATTATGCGGTCGGCTACGTCTTCCTCCCCCACGAGGAAGCGGCGCGGAAGCATTGCGAGCAGGTGATCGAGCGCGTCGTCGCCGAAGAGGGACAGGTGCTGCTCGGCTGGCGCGACGTGCCGGCCGATCGCGGCTGCCTGCCCGACAGCGTGCTCGCGAGCGAGCCGGTGCACCGTCAGGTCTTCATCGGCCGCGGCGCCGGACTCGACGAGGACGGCTTCGAGCGCCGCCTGTTCGTCGTCCGCAAGGTGATCTCCAACATCATCTACAAGGACCTCGGCGCCTCCCAGGGCGAGGCGGAGGGCTTCTACGTCGTCTCGCTGAGCTGCCGCACCGTCGTCTACAAGGGCATGTTCCTGTCCTGGCAGCTCGGGGCCTATTACAAGGACCTGTCGGACCCGCGCGTCGAGTCCGCGCTCGCCCTCGTGCATCAGCGCTTCTCGACCAACACCTTCCCGTCGTGGAAGCTCGCCCATCCCTACCGGATGGTCGCCCACAACGGCGAGATCAACACGCTGCGCGGCAACGTCAACTGGATGGCGGCGCGTCAGGCTTCGGTCGATTCCGAACTGTTCGGCAACGACATCTCGAAGCTGTGGCCGATCTCCTATGAGGGCCAGTCCGACACCGCCTGCTTCGACAACGCGCTCGAATTCCTCGTGCAGGGCGGCTATTCGCTGCCCCACGCGGTGATGATGCTCGTGCCGGAGGCGTGGGCGGGCAACCCGCTCATGGACGAGGAGCGGCGCGCCTTCTACGAGTACCACGCCGCCGTGATGGAGCCGTGGGACGGGCCGGCGGCGATCGCCTTCACCGACGGCCGCCGCATCGGCGCGACCCTCGATCGCAACGGCCTGCGGCCCGCGCGCTATCTCGTCACCGACGACGGCCTCGTCGTGATGGCGTCCGAGATGGGCGTGCTGCCGATCGCCGAGGAGCGGATCGTCACCAAGTGGCGGCTGCAGCCGGGCAAGATGCTCCTGATCGATCTCGAGCAGGGCCGCATCGTCTCGGACGAGGAGATCAAGGCGGAACTCGCCCGCGCCAACCCCTACAAGGCGTGGCTCGGGCGCACCCAGCTCGTGCTCGAGGACCTGCCGCCGGTGCACCCGCGGCCGGCGCGCGCCGACGTGTCGCTGCTCGATCGCCAGCAGGCGTTCGGCTACACCCAGGAAGACCTCAAGCTCCTGATGGCCCCGATGGCGGTCACCGGGCAGGAAGCGGTCGGCTCCATGGGCACCGACACGCCGATCTCGGCGCTCTCGGACAAGCCGAAGCTGCTCTTCACCTACTTCAAGCAGAACTTCGCCCAGGTCACGAACCCGCCGATCGACCCGATCCGCGAGGAGCTCGTGATGAGCCTCGTCTCGTTCATCGGGCCGCGGCCGAACCTGTTCGACCTCAAGGGCCTGTCGAAGCGCAAGCGCCTGGAAGTGCGGCAGCCGATCCTGACCAACGAGGATCTCGAGAAGATCCGCGCCATCGGGGACGTCGCCGAGAACCATTTCCAGACCCGCACCCTCGACATCACCTACGGCGTCGAGCGCGGCGCGGCGGGCATGGAGGACGCGCTGGTGCGCCTCTGTGAGCGCGCCGAGGCGGCGGTTCACGGCGGCTACAACATCATCATCCTGTCCGACCGCATGGTCGGGCCGGACCGGATCCCGATTCCGGCACTGCTCGCCACCGCCGGCGTGCACCATCACCTGATCCGCAAGGGCCTCAGGACCTCGGTCGGCCTCGTCGTGGAAACCGGCGAGCCGCGCGAGGTGCACCATTTCTGCGTGCTCGCGGGCTACGGCGCCGAGGCGATCAACCCCTACCTCGCCTTCGAGACCCTCACCGCCATGAAGGGCCAGTTCCCGGCCGGCGTCGAGGAGAAGGAGATCGTCTACCGCTACATCAAGGCGATCGACAAAGGCGTCCTCAAGGTGATGTCCAAGATGGGCATCTCCACCTACCAGTCCTATTGCGGCGCGCAGATCTTCGACGCGGTCGGGCTGAAGGAAGCCTTCGTCGACACCTATTTCTTCGGCACGGCGACCACCATCGAGGGCGTCGGGCTCGAGGAGATCGCCGAGGAGGCGGTGCGGCGCCATCGCGCGGCGTTCGGCGACGATCCGGTGCTGCGCACCGCGCTCGACGTCGGCGGTGAATATGCCTACCGCCTGCGCGGCGAGGTGCACATGTGGCAGCCGGACGTCGTGGCGACGCTCCAGCACGCCGTGCGCACCGATTCGCTCGAGCGCTTCCGCGCCTATACCCGGATGGTCGACGAGGAGACCGCCCGCTACGCGATCCGCGGCCTCATACGGCTCAAGGCGGCCGGTGAGGTGGGCGCGACCCGCATCGCCCTCGACGAGGTCGAGCCGGCGGCGGAGATCGTCAAGCGCTTCGCCACGGGCGCCATGTCGTTCGGCTCGATCAGCCGCGAGGCCCACACCACGCTGGCGCTCGCGATGAACCGGATCGGCGGCCGCTCCAACACCGGCGAGGGCGGCGAGGAGGCGGAGCGCTTCCTGCCGCTGCCGAACGGCGATTCGATGCGCTCTGCGATCAAGCAGGTCGCCTCGGGCCGGTTCGGCGTCACCGCGGAATATCTTGTCAACGCCGACCAGATCCAGATCAAGATGGCGCAGGGTGCCAAGCCCGGCGAAGGCGGCCAATTGCCCGGCCACAAGGTGGACGCGACCATCGCCAAGGTCCGTCACTCGACCCCGGGCGTCGGCCTCATCTCGCCGCCGCCGCACCACGACATCTATTCGATCGAGGATCTCGCCCAGCTCATCTTCGACCTGAAGAACGTGAACCCCTACGCGGACATCTCGGTGAAGCTCGTCTCCGAGGTCGGCGTCGGCACGGTCGCGGCGGGCGTCGCCAAGGCGCGCGCGGACCACATCACGATCTCGGGCTATGACGGCGGCACCGGCGCGTCCCCGCTCACCTCGCTGAAGCATGCCGGCTCGCCCTGGGAGCTCGGTCTCTCCGAGGCGCACCAGACGCTGGTCGCCAACGGCCTGCGCTCGCGTGTCGTGCTCCAGGTCGACGGCGGTCTCCGGACCGGCCGCGACGTCGTTATTGGCGCCCTGCTCGGCGCCGACGAGTTCGGCTTCGCGACCGCCCCGCTCATCGCCGCCGGCTGCATCATGATGCGCAAGTGCCACCTCAACACCTGTCCGGTGGGCGTCGCGACCCAGGACCCGGTGCTGCGCAAGCGCTTCAAGGGCCAGCCCGAGCACGTCATCAACTTCTTCTTCTTCATCGCCGAGGAAGTGCGGGAGCTGATGGCGTCGATGGGCTTCCGCCGCTTCGAGGACATGATCGGCCAGGCCCAGATGCTGGACCAGGCGCGGCTCGCCTCGCACTGGAAGGCCCGCGGCATCGATCTCGCTCGCGTCCTGCACAAGCCGGACGCGCCGGACGAGGCGCTGCGCCACACGAGCCGTCAGGAGCACCCAATCGCGACCGTGCTCGACCGGGCCCTCATCGAGGCGGCCAAGCCCGCCCTCGAGGAGCGCCGCCCGGTCGTCATCGAGCACGGCATCGGCAGCGTCGACCGTTCGGCCGGCGCGATGATCTCGGGCGAGGTCGCCCGCCGCTTCGGCCATGCCGGCCTGCCCGACGACACCATCACGGTGAAGCTGAAGGGCACGGCGGGACAGGCCTTCGCCGCGTGGCTCGCCCGCGGCGTGACCTTCGATCTCGTCGGCGAGGCCAACGACTATGTCGGCAAGGGCCTGTCGGGTGGGCGCATCGTGGTGCGGCCGCCGGCGGTCAGCCGGATCGTGCCGGAAGCCTCGATGATCGTCGGCAACACGGTGCTCTACGGCGCGCTCGAAGGGGAGTGCTACTTCCGCGGCGTCGCGGGTGAGCGCTTCGCGGTACGCAACTCGGGCGCCGTCGCGGTGGTCGAGGGCGTGGGCGACCACGGCTGCGAGTACATGACGGGCGGCGTGGTGGTGGTGCTCGGCCAGACCGGGCGCAACTTCGCGGCCGGTATGTCGGGCGGCGTCGCCTATGTGCTCGATCTCGACGGATCGTTCGGCTCGCGCTGCAACCTCGCCATGGTCGATCTCGAGCCGGTGGCCGAGGAGGACGACCTGATGGAGCGCATTCTCCATCATGGCGGCGACCTCGAGCACAAGGGTCGGGTCGACATCACGGCCGACATGACCGGGCACGACGACGAGCGGCTGTGGCAGTTGGTGACCAATCACCACCGCTATACCGGCTCGACGCGGGCCAAGGAGATCCTGGACCACTGGGATCAGTACCGGCCGAAATTCGTCAAGGTGATGCCGGTCGAGTACCGCCGCGCCTTGGTGGAGATGCAGCGCGCCCGCCTCGGCATGGCGGCGGAGTGA